The stretch of DNA TTGAAGTAATTGATGAAAATTGTTTTGAATTTGGTTTAAAAGGAATGCCTGAAATTAAATTGGTAAAAAAAGAAGCAATCCCTAATGATAAAATTGTTTTAGGAGCCGCATCTAGCAAATTACCATTTACTTTAACTGGAAACTTAAATGAAGTTGAAGCAGGTAAAACTGAAGTTCAATTATTATTTGAAGGTGACTTTAACCCTATGATGGCAATGATGGTTAAAGGTCCAATTGGTAAGTTTATTGAAACACTTGCTAATAACATGAATAAATTATAATTTTTTTTTACTTTTATAAACGAACTCCTGTTTTACAGGAGTTTTTTATTTTAAAAACAATCTTATGTTCCAAAAAGTTAGCATTCTATTTCTATTTTTGTCGTTATTAGCGGAAATTATTGGTACAGTTGGAGGATTTGGTTCTTCAGTATTTTTTGTGCCTATTGCTAACTTCTTTTTCGATTTTCAATCTGTATTAGGACTAACTGCATTGTTTCATGTTTCTAGTAATTTGAGTAAAATTGCGCTTTTTAGAAAAGGTTTAGATAAAAAATTGTTACTCACTATTGGTATACCTTCAGTCATATTTGTAATTATTGGCGGACTTCTAACTAACTATGTAAATACATTGGTACTAGAAATTGCATTAGGTATCTTTTTAGTAGCTTTTAGTTTATTATTTCTAATTAAAAAAGATTTAGTTATAAATCCAGAACCAAGAGAATCTATTATTGGCGGAGCAATTTCGGGTTTTAGTGCAGGTTTATTAGGAACTGGTGGTGCGATAAGAGGAATTACTATGGCAGCATTTGATTTAGAAAAAAGTGTTTTTATTGCAACCTCAGCAGCGATTGATTTTTCGATTGATGCTACTAGAACTATAGTATATTTTGAAAACGGCTTTATTCACACACACGATTTAATTTATGTTCCGTTTTTGATTATTATAAGTTGGATTGGGACTTATATAGGGAAATACATCTTACAATTTATTCCTCAAAATAAATTTAAGCAAATTGCTTTGTTTCTAATTCTGGGAATTGGTTTACTGATGCTTATTAAAAGTATTATAAAATAAAAAGCTCAGATAAATCTGAGCTTTAATTTTTAGGGTGAAAGACGGGTCTCGAACCCGCGACCTTCGGAACCACAATCCGACGCTCTAACCAACTGAGCTACAATCACCGTTTGTTATACAAAACAGTATTATTCCGTTTTGCGAGTGCAAATATAGATGTTTCCTACAATCTAACAAAGATTTTTTTTGTTTTTTTACTTCAAATCTGCTAAACTATTGACAGCCAAATATCTTTCAGCAGTAAAACCTTCTGCAAAATCTACTCCAACTAACCTTCCTAGGTCTTGTGCACGATAAGTAATACTGTCTAAAAAGTTTTTAGAAGTAATTGGAGTTGCTGGTTCATTAGAATTTGGAATATAAAATTGAGATCCATAAGCAAGAACAGCTTCCATCTTTTTATCCATAAAATCTGAAACATCTACCACAAAATCAGGTTTAATGTTTTGCCATTGAATATAATGATAGACTACTTTTGGACGCCAAGCTGCTTGTTTTTCGTTATTCAATTCGGTTTCAATTTTTGTTAAACCCGATAAAAAACAAGCATCGCTAACCAATTTACTTCCTTTTCCATGATCTATGTGGCGGTCTTGTATTGCGTTACATAAAACAATTTCTGGTTGGTATTTGCGAAGCATTTTAATAATTTCTAGTTGATGCTTTTCATCGTTTGCAAAAAATCCATCTCTAAATTGTAAATTTTCTCTAACAGAAACACCTAATATTTTTGCAGCAGCGGCTGCTTCCTTGTCTCTAATTTCTGCAGAACCTCTTGTTCCTAATTCGCCACGAGTTAAATCGATAATCCCAACTTTTTTACCTTGAGCAATTTCTTTAGCTAATGTTCCGCTACACCCTAATTCTACATCATCGGGATGTGCTCCAAAAGCTAAAATATCTAACTTATTCATTATAATATTTTTTTATCGTTTCCGATTTATTTACTGTTTCTATAAATTCTAATTCTGGGTTGCTATCTTCCGTTATACCACAACCAATGAAAATCTTAGCAACTTGATCTTCAATTTTACAACATCTTAAATTTACAAACAAATCTGTATCAGTTGTATGCTTTTCGTTTATTTTAAAATTCCATTCTCCTAAAAATCCAGCATAAAAATCTCTAGCATAACCTTCATTCTTTATAATGAAATCTCTAGCATAATCTTTTGGGAAACCGCAAACTGCTGGTGTTGGATGTAAAACTTGAACAACTTTATCTTTGTGGTTATTATCTTTTAAAATAGCTTTTATATCAGTTTTAATATGTAATAATTTACCTGCTTGATAAGTGTAAGGTTCAGACAAAGTTAATTTATCTACAAAAGGTTCTAGGCTTTCACTAATAAAATTAGTTACCAATTGTTGCTCAATTTTTTCCTTTTCTCCCCACTCTTTTTCTAATTCATTTATTGTTTTAGTACCCGCAAGTGCAACTGTAGAAATTTCGTTATTATTAAC from Flavobacterium haoranii encodes:
- a CDS encoding orotate phosphoribosyltransferase; its protein translation is MNLESPKVTVEKSAEYIFNALTDIKNFEKLMPENIAKFEVIDENCFEFGLKGMPEIKLVKKEAIPNDKIVLGAASSKLPFTLTGNLNEVEAGKTEVQLLFEGDFNPMMAMMVKGPIGKFIETLANNMNKL
- a CDS encoding sulfite exporter TauE/SafE family protein — encoded protein: MFQKVSILFLFLSLLAEIIGTVGGFGSSVFFVPIANFFFDFQSVLGLTALFHVSSNLSKIALFRKGLDKKLLLTIGIPSVIFVIIGGLLTNYVNTLVLEIALGIFLVAFSLLFLIKKDLVINPEPRESIIGGAISGFSAGLLGTGGAIRGITMAAFDLEKSVFIATSAAIDFSIDATRTIVYFENGFIHTHDLIYVPFLIIISWIGTYIGKYILQFIPQNKFKQIALFLILGIGLLMLIKSIIK
- the bshB1 gene encoding bacillithiol biosynthesis deacetylase BshB1; protein product: MNKLDILAFGAHPDDVELGCSGTLAKEIAQGKKVGIIDLTRGELGTRGSAEIRDKEAAAAAKILGVSVRENLQFRDGFFANDEKHQLEIIKMLRKYQPEIVLCNAIQDRHIDHGKGSKLVSDACFLSGLTKIETELNNEKQAAWRPKVVYHYIQWQNIKPDFVVDVSDFMDKKMEAVLAYGSQFYIPNSNEPATPITSKNFLDSITYRAQDLGRLVGVDFAEGFTAERYLAVNSLADLK
- a CDS encoding isochorismate synthase; translated protein: MTELFSKLYSQLEQNLPFVIYSKPNDHVSNGLFQQNDTLHELESENSSGFVFASFYNDVNYIIPIAESELISVENTIKEVQYNEFEQSFTQEAKTDFENLVSLFVKEIRSGSCSKIVASRCEKFELKDFDVEKSFKRMVYLYPTAFKYCFFHPEIGMWLGATPEQLLKVNNNEISTVALAGTKTINELEKEWGEKEKIEQQLVTNFISESLEPFVDKLTLSEPYTYQAGKLLHIKTDIKAILKDNNHKDKVVQVLHPTPAVCGFPKDYARDFIIKNEGYARDFYAGFLGEWNFKINEKHTTDTDLFVNLRCCKIEDQVAKIFIGCGITEDSNPELEFIETVNKSETIKKYYNE